One region of Chryseobacterium sp. C-71 genomic DNA includes:
- a CDS encoding transketolase family protein, translating into MKYTYTEKKDTRSGFGAGLAELADKNPNVVALCADLIGSLKMEKFIEKAPERFYQVGIAEANMMGLAAGLSITGKIPFTGTFANFSTSRVYDQIRQSIAYSNKNVKICASHAGLTLGEDGATHQVLEDIGMMKMLPGMTVINTCDYNQTKAATLAIADFEGPVYLRFGRPVVPVFIPEDMPFEIGKGILLQEGTDVTIVATGHLVWESLVAAEELEKEGISCEVINIHTIKPLDEEIILKSVEKTGKIVTAEEHNYLGGLGESVAGMLARKRPTRQEFVAVNDTFGESATPAELMKKYKIDSAAVIDAVKRILDK; encoded by the coding sequence ATGAAATATACATATACAGAAAAAAAAGATACACGTTCAGGATTTGGGGCTGGATTAGCTGAATTGGCTGATAAAAATCCTAATGTTGTAGCACTTTGCGCAGACCTTATCGGTTCTTTGAAAATGGAAAAATTCATCGAAAAAGCTCCTGAAAGATTTTATCAGGTTGGTATCGCAGAAGCTAACATGATGGGATTGGCTGCAGGTTTGAGCATCACAGGAAAAATTCCTTTTACGGGAACTTTTGCTAACTTCTCTACTTCAAGAGTGTATGACCAAATTCGTCAGTCGATTGCATACTCCAATAAAAATGTAAAAATCTGTGCTTCTCACGCAGGTCTTACTTTGGGTGAAGACGGTGCAACACACCAGGTTTTGGAAGATATTGGAATGATGAAAATGCTTCCGGGAATGACCGTAATCAACACTTGTGACTACAATCAGACAAAAGCTGCAACTTTAGCGATTGCTGACTTTGAAGGTCCTGTTTACTTAAGATTCGGAAGACCGGTAGTGCCAGTTTTTATTCCTGAAGATATGCCTTTTGAAATCGGAAAAGGGATCCTCTTGCAAGAAGGAACAGATGTAACGATTGTTGCAACGGGTCACTTGGTTTGGGAATCTTTGGTTGCGGCAGAAGAGCTTGAAAAAGAAGGCATCTCTTGTGAAGTAATCAACATCCACACAATTAAACCATTGGATGAGGAAATTATCTTAAAATCTGTTGAAAAAACTGGTAAAATTGTTACTGCTGAAGAACATAATTACTTAGGTGGTTTAGGAGAATCAGTAGCAGGAATGTTGGCTAGAAAAAGACCTACAAGACAAGAATTTGTTGCAGTAAATGATACTTTCGGAGAATCTGCAACTCCTGCCGAATTAATGAAAAAATATAAAATCGATTCTGCAGCTGTCATTGATGCTGTGAAAAGAATTTTAGATAAATAA
- a CDS encoding OsmC family protein, protein MAVIVKASLGKTKYYTEVVAGENTLITDEPVDKGGQNKGFNPFEILATSLASCTAATLRMYIDRKEWNVEKIDVEVELENFPLTKLAIFKRNVSFEGSNLSDEQLKRLHTIADACPVHKILLNEIEIQTKFS, encoded by the coding sequence ATGGCTGTAATCGTAAAAGCAAGTTTAGGCAAAACAAAATACTACACAGAAGTTGTCGCAGGTGAAAACACTCTGATTACTGATGAACCCGTTGATAAGGGCGGACAAAACAAAGGCTTTAATCCTTTTGAAATTCTGGCTACGTCTTTAGCAAGTTGTACTGCGGCGACTTTAAGAATGTACATTGACAGAAAAGAATGGAACGTTGAAAAAATCGACGTAGAAGTAGAACTGGAAAATTTCCCGCTGACAAAATTGGCTATTTTTAAAAGAAATGTTAGTTTTGAAGGAAGCAATCTGAGCGATGAGCAACTGAAAAGACTTCATACCATCGCAGACGCTTGTCCGGTACACAAAATATTACTTAACGAAATAGAAATTCAAACCAAATTTTCATAA
- a CDS encoding sodium:solute symporter, whose translation MNPGTVLLLFVFVYFVGLLVISYFTSRNSDNQSFFIGNKKSKWWLVAFGMIGTSLSGVTFISVPGTVGKMTGSEYIFGGFEYYMMVIGFFIGYFIVAAVLLPLYYKMNLTSIYTYLGRRFNVEAHKIGSVFFIVSRAIGATARLYLVVNVLQIFLLEGLGVPFWVTALVLLLMVLLYTFEGGVKTIVITDTLQTSFMIISLIACIVYILSNLNLSFGEAYTILEQKNYTHFINFDPNSKTFFLKTILGGIFITIAMTGLDQEMMQKNISVDNLKNSKKNMLTFAGTLLFVNLAFLFLGGLLYLFALQNGAGYSEVTSIVDGKEFVSNVFGFKDAAGNVKNIMGDDLFPALSLNGYFPMTISVIFIIGLISALFPSADGALTAVTSSYCVDLLNLNEDKTRTEKQKKHLRMKIHLTFTVVFFILIMVFKAMNDKSIVYLIMEIAGYTYGPLLGLFAFGIFTKFKISKKYSILAVTLLAPVITYLINYFVTTYSDYRIGVELIILNGLLTFIGLWLVKNKNYLKLV comes from the coding sequence ATGAATCCAGGAACTGTCCTTTTGCTGTTTGTATTTGTTTATTTCGTAGGCCTTTTGGTAATCTCGTATTTTACAAGCCGAAATTCTGACAATCAATCATTTTTCATCGGAAATAAAAAAAGTAAATGGTGGCTTGTAGCCTTCGGAATGATTGGTACCAGCTTGAGTGGCGTAACATTCATTTCTGTTCCGGGAACTGTGGGAAAAATGACCGGTAGCGAATATATTTTTGGAGGTTTTGAATATTACATGATGGTGATTGGTTTTTTCATCGGATATTTTATTGTGGCAGCGGTACTTCTTCCACTCTATTACAAGATGAATCTGACCTCGATTTATACCTATTTAGGCAGAAGATTCAATGTTGAAGCTCATAAAATCGGTTCGGTATTTTTCATTGTTTCACGAGCGATTGGCGCAACGGCAAGATTATATCTTGTTGTCAATGTTTTACAGATATTTTTATTGGAAGGTTTGGGCGTTCCGTTTTGGGTCACGGCTTTGGTACTTTTATTAATGGTACTTCTATACACTTTTGAAGGCGGAGTGAAAACAATTGTCATTACTGATACCTTGCAGACATCATTTATGATCATCAGTTTAATTGCATGTATCGTTTATATTTTATCTAATTTAAATCTATCTTTTGGCGAAGCCTACACGATATTAGAGCAGAAAAACTATACCCATTTTATCAATTTCGATCCGAATTCCAAGACATTTTTTCTGAAAACCATTTTGGGTGGAATCTTCATTACCATCGCTATGACAGGTTTGGATCAGGAAATGATGCAGAAAAATATTTCGGTTGATAACCTGAAAAACTCCAAGAAAAATATGTTGACTTTTGCAGGAACATTACTTTTTGTGAATCTTGCCTTCTTGTTTTTAGGAGGTTTGCTTTATCTTTTTGCCTTGCAAAATGGCGCAGGATATTCTGAAGTAACTAGCATTGTAGACGGAAAAGAATTTGTTTCTAATGTTTTCGGATTCAAAGATGCAGCAGGAAATGTGAAAAACATCATGGGAGACGATTTATTCCCGGCTTTATCATTGAATGGGTATTTTCCGATGACGATTTCTGTCATTTTTATTATCGGATTGATTTCAGCTCTATTCCCTTCTGCAGATGGCGCATTGACGGCAGTGACAAGTTCTTATTGTGTAGATTTATTAAATTTAAATGAAGACAAAACCAGAACAGAAAAGCAAAAGAAGCATCTTCGTATGAAAATTCACTTGACATTCACGGTGGTTTTCTTTATTTTAATTATGGTTTTCAAGGCGATGAATGACAAGTCGATTGTTTACCTTATCATGGAAATTGCAGGTTATACATACGGACCACTTTTAGGGCTTTTCGCTTTCGGAATATTTACCAAATTTAAAATTTCAAAAAAATATTCAATTCTTGCGGTGACGCTTTTAGCACCGGTTATTACTTATCTAATTAATTATTTTGTAACCACTTACTCCGATTACAGAATTGGTGTGGAACTGATTATTTTAAATGGTTTGCTGACGTTTATTGGGTTGTGGCTGGTGAAGAATAAGAATTATTTGAAGTTGGTTTAA
- a CDS encoding transposase codes for MDIRITPIEADYFYHIYNRGINGEVIFKTERNYQFFLNKLKENLLTVSDIYAYCLMPNHFHLLVKIKDDKDLNEIKIHKEKHFEKGLHASQNSFSKQFAKIFNSYSQAFNKENNRHGSLIESPFKRKLITSEDYLRQCIIYIHQNPNSGGFQNYKYSSYKTILSNSLTSLKRNEVIEMFEDRENFIICHQKETDYQF; via the coding sequence ATGGATATTAGAATTACTCCCATAGAGGCTGATTACTTTTATCACATTTACAACCGTGGAATTAATGGAGAAGTCATATTTAAAACTGAAAGAAACTATCAATTTTTTCTAAATAAACTTAAAGAAAATCTTTTGACTGTTTCTGACATTTATGCATACTGTTTAATGCCAAACCATTTTCATTTGCTAGTCAAAATTAAGGATGATAAAGATTTAAACGAAATTAAAATTCACAAAGAAAAACATTTTGAAAAAGGATTACATGCTTCTCAAAATTCATTTTCAAAACAGTTCGCAAAGATATTTAATTCTTATTCGCAGGCATTTAACAAAGAAAATAACCGTCACGGCTCATTGATTGAATCGCCTTTTAAAAGAAAACTGATTACTTCTGAAGATTATTTAAGACAATGTATTATTTATATCCATCAGAATCCCAATTCGGGAGGTTTTCAAAACTATAAGTATTCTTCTTACAAAACAATTCTAAGCAATTCCTTAACCTCATTAAAAAGAAATGAGGTTATTGAAATGTTTGAGGATAGAGAAAATTTCATAATATGCCATCAAAAAGAAACAGATTATCAGTTTTAA
- a CDS encoding transketolase: MSKSIEELKSLTTQIRRDILRMVHAVNSGHPGGSLGCTEYFTALYGKVLNYKLPFTMEGKNEDHFYLSNGHISPVFYSTLARFGFFPVDELKTFRKLNSRLQGHPTTHEGLEGIRVASGSLGQGLSVALGVAQGKKLDGDNSLVYTLHGDGELQEGQVWEALMYAAAKKVDNVISTIDYNGQQIDGSTENVLSLGNLHAKLEAFGWIVLEEKNGNDLEAVIAILERAKAETGNGKPVAIILHTIMGNGVDYMMGTHAWHGKAPNDEQLDTAFKQLYLEAPADY, encoded by the coding sequence ATGAGTAAAAGTATTGAAGAGCTGAAATCTCTTACAACACAAATCAGAAGAGACATTTTGAGAATGGTTCACGCTGTCAATTCAGGGCATCCCGGTGGAAGTTTAGGCTGTACAGAGTACTTCACTGCACTTTACGGTAAAGTTCTGAACTACAAACTGCCATTCACCATGGAAGGTAAGAACGAAGATCATTTCTACCTTTCAAACGGACATATTTCACCGGTTTTCTATTCTACTTTGGCAAGATTTGGTTTCTTTCCGGTAGATGAGTTGAAGACTTTCAGAAAATTAAATTCAAGATTACAAGGTCACCCAACCACTCATGAAGGTTTGGAAGGGATTAGAGTCGCTTCAGGATCTTTAGGTCAGGGACTTTCTGTGGCACTTGGTGTTGCTCAGGGTAAAAAATTAGACGGTGACAATTCTTTGGTATATACCCTTCATGGTGACGGAGAATTGCAGGAAGGTCAAGTTTGGGAAGCTTTGATGTATGCTGCAGCTAAAAAAGTAGATAATGTGATCTCTACAATTGATTATAACGGACAACAGATTGACGGAAGCACAGAAAATGTACTTTCATTAGGAAATCTTCATGCAAAATTAGAAGCTTTCGGATGGATCGTTTTGGAAGAGAAAAACGGTAACGACCTTGAGGCCGTAATTGCTATTCTTGAAAGAGCAAAAGCAGAAACAGGAAACGGAAAACCAGTTGCAATCATCCTTCACACAATTATGGGTAACGGTGTTGATTACATGATGGGAACTCACGCTTGGCATGGTAAAGCTCCAAATGACGAGCAGTTGGATACGGCTTTCAAACAATTATACTTAGAAGCTCCAGCTGACTATTAA
- a CDS encoding (4Fe-4S)-binding protein produces the protein METHKYSNGNINVIWQPKKCIHAGVCVKMLPKVYNPKDRPWIKAENATSDELQNQINQCPSGALTYELNIEK, from the coding sequence ATGGAAACACATAAATATTCTAATGGTAACATTAATGTAATCTGGCAACCTAAGAAGTGTATTCACGCAGGAGTTTGTGTAAAAATGCTTCCAAAAGTTTATAATCCTAAAGATAGACCTTGGATAAAAGCAGAAAATGCAACTTCTGATGAACTACAAAATCAAATCAATCAATGTCCTTCCGGTGCATTGACTTACGAATTAAATATTGAAAAATAA
- a CDS encoding GNAT family N-acetyltransferase, whose product MIEVKQNNDEKHGSFEAVIDGNRAGLMTYTWAGEDRLIIDHTEVEDAYNGKGVGKEMLIKAVEFARENNKKIIPLCPFAKATFQKNEDLRDVL is encoded by the coding sequence ATGATAGAAGTAAAACAAAACAACGACGAAAAACACGGAAGCTTTGAAGCTGTAATCGACGGAAACAGAGCGGGATTAATGACCTACACCTGGGCTGGTGAAGACAGATTAATCATCGATCACACCGAAGTAGAAGATGCTTACAACGGAAAAGGTGTTGGAAAAGAAATGCTGATCAAAGCTGTAGAATTTGCAAGAGAAAACAACAAAAAAATCATTCCGCTTTGCCCGTTCGCAAAAGCTACTTTTCAAAAAAATGAAGATTTGAGAGACGTTTTGTAG